In Zhaonella formicivorans, one DNA window encodes the following:
- a CDS encoding DUF6115 domain-containing protein — protein sequence MIYLLLAIGIILTALTGKTVWKEWREGLHHISEAPKTTQSDESSACLEYLQSIEAKLELLAESVKDLKENLGQDLSKAGAQGADFARIWQEVGAAPEVSPPLTINEQIYQAYRQGKGITELAQEFGKGKGEIELILNLRR from the coding sequence GTGATTTATTTACTGCTGGCAATTGGCATAATACTCACCGCTCTAACCGGCAAGACGGTATGGAAGGAGTGGCGGGAAGGGCTGCATCATATAAGCGAAGCGCCAAAAACAACTCAAAGCGATGAAAGTTCAGCCTGTCTGGAATACCTGCAGAGTATCGAAGCAAAGCTGGAACTTTTGGCTGAGAGCGTAAAGGATTTAAAGGAAAACCTAGGGCAGGATTTAAGCAAGGCAGGGGCCCAGGGCGCAGATTTTGCCCGCATCTGGCAGGAAGTGGGAGCGGCTCCGGAAGTCTCCCCTCCGCTAACTATAAATGAGCAGATTTACCAGGCTTACCGGCAGGGTAAGGGAATTACGGAATTAGCCCAGGAATTCGGCAAGGGAAAGGGTGAGATAGAATTAATTTTAAATTTACGGCGTTAA
- a CDS encoding FliA/WhiG family RNA polymerase sigma factor, which translates to MKAEDYLPLVKYIVGRLQVKLPPYLDSEDLLSYGIFGLLEAMAKYDPERGIKFETYATPRIRGAVLDAVRKASWAPRSTWEQVKEYNRVVQKLEQELGGEVPDVLIAKELGISQEELEQLLIEVNSVAVESLENFLLATEEGGLTLGDTVIDEKSPNPESILEEQELKAALVQAIERLGEKDRLLLSLYYYEELTLKEIGKVLDVSESRVCQLHARALSRLREELKEFGVKTG; encoded by the coding sequence ATGAAGGCCGAAGATTATTTGCCCTTGGTTAAATACATTGTAGGCCGGCTGCAAGTAAAACTGCCACCCTACTTGGACAGCGAAGATTTGCTTAGTTACGGAATTTTCGGCTTGCTGGAAGCCATGGCCAAATACGACCCGGAACGGGGAATTAAATTTGAAACCTATGCCACCCCTAGAATTAGGGGGGCTGTGTTGGATGCGGTGCGCAAAGCCAGTTGGGCGCCGCGTTCAACCTGGGAGCAGGTTAAGGAATATAACCGGGTGGTGCAGAAATTGGAGCAAGAGTTGGGTGGAGAGGTACCTGACGTGCTTATTGCCAAAGAGCTGGGTATCAGCCAGGAAGAATTAGAACAGCTGCTTATAGAGGTTAATTCCGTGGCTGTTGAGTCCTTGGAGAACTTCCTTTTGGCTACGGAAGAAGGCGGTCTGACCCTAGGCGATACAGTTATTGATGAAAAAAGCCCCAATCCGGAGAGCATTCTGGAAGAGCAGGAACTGAAGGCTGCTTTAGTACAAGCTATCGAGCGGCTGGGGGAAAAAGACCGCCTGCTTTTGAGTCTGTACTATTACGAAGAATTAACATTGAAAGAAATAGGGAAAGTGCTGGATGTATCCGAATCAAGGGTATGTCAGCTCCACGCCCGGGCATTATCCCGGCTGCGGGAGGAACTAAAAGAGTTTGGAGTGAAAACCGGGTGA
- a CDS encoding flagellar brake protein gives MQRHQFLVVKRKVELVRENDPVTYKSMIQEVGQDSFAVDVPSYRGQALVLRPGETITVKITGEKEQFLFSTRVLGRKKEPIPLYYLAKPAEVQRIQLREYVRLKTVLEVCYKMLEVEELENLHMLNPSKRAFTVDISGGGVQLALEEELPVNKLLYLKIVLPGYEHQPIYAVGRVKRFLPAGEFQPKHYAGVHFEKIAERDRDVLICYIFEKMRKQRWLER, from the coding sequence TTGCAACGGCATCAGTTCTTAGTCGTTAAAAGAAAAGTTGAATTAGTCAGGGAAAATGACCCTGTTACCTACAAAAGCATGATCCAGGAAGTGGGACAGGATAGTTTTGCTGTGGATGTTCCTTCTTACCGGGGGCAAGCTTTGGTTTTGCGCCCCGGAGAAACAATTACAGTAAAAATTACCGGTGAAAAAGAGCAGTTTCTTTTTTCCACCAGGGTTTTGGGGCGGAAAAAGGAGCCAATTCCGCTCTATTATTTGGCGAAACCTGCCGAGGTGCAGCGTATCCAGCTAAGGGAATACGTGCGGTTGAAAACCGTGTTGGAAGTCTGTTACAAAATGCTAGAAGTTGAAGAATTGGAGAATCTCCATATGCTTAACCCAAGCAAAAGGGCTTTTACCGTGGATATCAGCGGCGGGGGAGTGCAACTGGCCTTGGAGGAAGAGCTGCCGGTAAACAAGCTGCTTTACTTAAAAATAGTCCTTCCGGGCTATGAGCACCAGCCAATTTACGCTGTAGGCAGGGTGAAGAGGTTTTTGCCTGCCGGGGAGTTTCAGCCTAAACATTATGCAGGCGTTCATTTCGAAAAGATTGCTGAGCGGGACAGGGACGTTTTAATCTGTTATATTTTTGAAAAAATGCGAAAGCAACGCTGGCTGGAGAGGTGA
- a CDS encoding MinD/ParA family protein: protein MQDQAAKLRELVKYGKEDSAHHAPRIIAVASGKGGVGKTNLVVNLAIALVEMGQRVVIFDADLGLANVDVLVGVVPKYNLYDVLQGTKTISEIIVTGPAGVRIVPGGSGIQDLANLDYYQRERLVQSLKELEQDTDFLLVDTGAGISRNVLGFISAADEVIIVLTPEPTSLTDAYGVIKIMSKFKLHSEVHLVVNRVASAQEAQQTIGKMVTVVQKFLQIKVLPLGYIFDDKAVGKAVRKQEPFLLRFPDSAAAGSLRQLATNLLEGNYRPPKGTTGFLNRLIRLFS, encoded by the coding sequence ATGCAAGATCAAGCGGCTAAATTAAGGGAACTGGTTAAATACGGCAAGGAGGACAGCGCACATCACGCTCCCAGAATCATCGCCGTGGCCAGCGGCAAAGGGGGAGTGGGAAAGACAAATTTGGTGGTTAACTTAGCCATTGCCCTGGTCGAAATGGGTCAGCGGGTAGTTATTTTTGATGCTGATTTGGGCCTGGCAAACGTTGATGTGCTGGTAGGAGTAGTTCCCAAATACAATCTGTATGATGTGCTGCAGGGAACAAAGACGATTTCGGAAATAATTGTCACGGGACCTGCCGGGGTAAGGATTGTACCCGGAGGGTCGGGTATTCAGGACCTGGCTAACTTGGACTATTACCAGCGGGAGCGATTAGTGCAGAGTCTGAAGGAACTGGAGCAGGACACTGATTTTCTGTTAGTGGATACAGGTGCGGGAATTTCCCGTAACGTTTTGGGTTTTATCAGCGCCGCTGACGAGGTAATTATCGTTCTTACGCCTGAGCCCACTTCCCTTACCGATGCCTACGGGGTTATTAAGATTATGTCCAAGTTTAAACTGCATTCCGAGGTGCATCTGGTGGTAAATCGGGTGGCAAGTGCTCAGGAAGCGCAGCAAACTATAGGCAAAATGGTAACGGTGGTGCAAAAGTTTTTGCAGATCAAGGTCTTGCCGCTGGGCTACATTTTTGATGATAAAGCTGTAGGCAAAGCAGTCAGAAAACAAGAACCGTTTTTGTTGCGTTTCCCTGATTCGGCAGCAGCCGGAAGTTTGCGTCAGCTGGCTACTAACCTGTTGGAGGGAAATTATCGTCCTCCCAAGGGCACCACCGGTTTCTTAAACCGGTTAATACGGCTTTTTAGTTAG
- the flhF gene encoding flagellar biosynthesis protein FlhF has translation MIKRYLVNTMPEAMEIIKRDLGPEAVIISSRWVKEGGWLGILGPKKLEVTAAVEHNASKKEAAQGESGLIREVAELKALLKKYAENSLHKEQEPPDSKLLLKWQQVLQELEVSHEVTNQLLKGIAESAGLAARENEELFKETVQERMARIFESAPNQSLSSRIFVFVGPTGVGKTTTLAKLAANLALFEQKKIALLTIDTYRIGAVEQLKTYGEILNVPVEAVLTPEELSQAVERHQDKDFILVDTAGRSSRNKRMLAELQSFLTVLHPAEVFLVMSCTTKNRDLLKIADDFKLLNYTKLIFTKADETTSLGSILNLASATSKPVAYVTTGQNVPDDIEACDPQKLVKLILKAVG, from the coding sequence ATGATTAAACGCTACCTGGTGAATACTATGCCGGAAGCAATGGAAATTATTAAGCGTGATTTGGGTCCGGAAGCCGTGATTATTTCCAGCCGGTGGGTTAAAGAAGGCGGATGGCTGGGAATCTTAGGCCCCAAAAAATTGGAAGTAACAGCTGCCGTCGAACATAATGCGTCTAAAAAAGAGGCAGCCCAAGGGGAGTCGGGTTTAATCCGGGAAGTGGCGGAACTGAAAGCGTTGCTGAAAAAATATGCGGAAAACTCCCTTCACAAGGAGCAGGAGCCTCCCGATTCCAAGCTCTTGCTGAAATGGCAGCAAGTTTTGCAGGAGCTTGAAGTCAGCCACGAGGTGACTAACCAACTGCTCAAGGGAATTGCAGAAAGCGCTGGGCTGGCTGCTCGGGAAAACGAAGAGCTGTTTAAGGAGACTGTGCAGGAGCGGATGGCCCGGATTTTTGAATCTGCCCCAAACCAAAGCTTGAGCAGCAGGATTTTCGTTTTCGTGGGTCCTACCGGGGTAGGTAAGACCACTACCCTAGCCAAGCTGGCGGCTAATTTGGCTCTGTTTGAACAAAAGAAAATTGCCCTGCTTACAATCGATACTTACCGCATCGGTGCTGTGGAACAGTTAAAAACTTACGGGGAAATCCTGAATGTCCCCGTAGAGGCAGTGCTCACCCCTGAGGAGCTAAGCCAGGCTGTGGAGCGGCACCAAGATAAAGATTTTATTCTGGTTGATACAGCAGGGCGCTCATCACGGAATAAGCGGATGCTGGCTGAATTGCAATCCTTTTTAACTGTGTTACACCCGGCGGAGGTTTTTCTGGTAATGAGCTGTACTACCAAAAACAGGGATCTTCTTAAGATTGCCGATGATTTCAAGCTTTTAAATTATACCAAGCTGATTTTTACCAAAGCCGATGAAACAACATCCCTTGGTTCTATACTCAATTTGGCCAGCGCCACCTCTAAACCGGTGGCCTATGTGACAACCGGGCAGAATGTCCCCGATGATATCGAAGCTTGCGACCCGCAAAAACTGGTCAAATTGATTCTTAAGGCGGTGGGGTAA
- the flhA gene encoding flagellar biosynthesis protein FlhA → MSSGVFRTGTGMLSSMKRLSGYSDLLIAAMVIGIIVIIVIPLHPTVLDLLLSFSLTFSLVILLTTMFTTEPLQFSVFPTLLLVTTLLRLSLNISSTRLILGQATAGKVIEAFGNFVVSGNYVVGLVVFIIITVIQFVVITNGAGRVAEVAARFTLDAMPGKQMSIDADLNGGLITDAEAKERRRQLQREADFFGAMDGASKFVKGDAIAGIIITLINILGGFVIGVWQLKMPFSEALETYTKLTVGDGLVSQLPALLVSTATGILVTRSASGESFGKDLSAQLAAFPKVIALAAGILLLLGLVPGLPNLPFLILGAATAYVAYVLIQEEKQKAVAEEARVQEKERIRQPENVLNLFQVDPLEIEIGYNLIPLTDEEQGGDLLDRLAAVRRQCAAELGVFVRPIRIRDNLQLGANGYVFKLKGVEAASGEVLPNYYLAMNPADSGEEIAGIATKEPTFGLPAWWITPERKEQAELQGFTVVDCSTVLITHLTEFIKAHAAELLGRQEVKEMVETVKESNPAVVEELIPELMTYGEVQKILQNLLAERIPIRNLATILEVLADHARMTKDTDYLTEVVRQALKRTISRIYAPEGKMTVITLHPKLEQTILDSVQQTQTGQYPVLNPDLTGKIFERLGSIAEQLAMAGMQPIVLCSTRIRLPFRRLTERFMPNLVVLSLNELTPDLDVDSAGTVMFD, encoded by the coding sequence ATGAGTAGCGGGGTATTCAGAACAGGTACCGGGATGCTTAGTTCCATGAAGCGCCTTTCTGGCTACAGCGATTTGCTCATAGCAGCAATGGTCATTGGAATTATTGTCATTATCGTTATTCCGCTGCACCCCACTGTGCTGGATTTGCTGCTCAGTTTCAGCCTGACTTTCAGTCTGGTAATCCTGTTGACAACCATGTTTACCACGGAGCCTTTGCAGTTTTCGGTTTTTCCTACGTTGCTCCTGGTTACCACGTTGCTAAGGCTTTCCTTAAATATATCATCCACCAGGCTGATCCTGGGTCAGGCTACGGCCGGTAAAGTTATTGAAGCCTTCGGAAACTTCGTGGTAAGCGGCAATTATGTGGTAGGGCTGGTAGTTTTCATCATCATTACGGTTATCCAGTTTGTGGTCATTACAAACGGGGCTGGCCGGGTGGCCGAAGTGGCGGCCAGGTTTACTTTGGATGCAATGCCTGGCAAGCAGATGAGCATTGATGCCGATTTAAACGGCGGTTTAATTACCGATGCCGAAGCCAAGGAGCGCAGGAGGCAGCTACAGCGGGAAGCAGACTTTTTCGGCGCCATGGACGGTGCCAGCAAGTTTGTGAAGGGTGATGCCATTGCTGGCATCATCATTACTTTAATAAATATCCTTGGCGGTTTTGTTATAGGGGTTTGGCAACTGAAAATGCCTTTTAGCGAAGCCCTGGAGACTTATACCAAGCTTACGGTAGGGGACGGCCTGGTAAGCCAGCTGCCGGCGCTTTTGGTTTCCACGGCAACAGGTATTCTGGTTACCCGTTCGGCCTCAGGCGAGAGCTTTGGCAAGGACCTCTCCGCCCAGCTAGCCGCTTTTCCCAAGGTTATAGCCTTGGCTGCCGGTATCCTGCTGCTGTTAGGTCTGGTACCGGGGCTGCCCAATTTGCCCTTTCTAATCCTGGGTGCTGCAACTGCTTACGTAGCCTATGTGCTGATTCAGGAAGAAAAACAAAAAGCTGTGGCTGAAGAGGCCAGGGTGCAAGAGAAGGAAAGAATCAGGCAGCCGGAGAATGTATTAAATCTTTTTCAGGTTGATCCTTTGGAAATAGAAATAGGGTATAATCTCATACCCTTGACCGACGAGGAGCAAGGGGGCGATTTGTTGGACCGCCTGGCGGCGGTACGCAGGCAGTGTGCAGCCGAGCTGGGAGTTTTTGTGCGGCCCATCAGGATTAGAGACAACCTGCAGCTTGGTGCCAACGGTTATGTTTTTAAGCTTAAAGGTGTGGAAGCAGCCTCCGGCGAGGTACTGCCCAATTATTACCTGGCAATGAATCCGGCGGACAGCGGGGAAGAAATAGCAGGAATTGCTACCAAAGAGCCTACTTTTGGTTTGCCGGCTTGGTGGATAACACCGGAGCGGAAAGAGCAGGCGGAACTGCAGGGTTTTACTGTTGTTGACTGTAGCACGGTCCTCATCACCCACCTCACCGAATTTATTAAAGCCCACGCCGCCGAACTTCTTGGCAGGCAAGAGGTGAAAGAAATGGTTGAGACGGTGAAGGAATCCAACCCTGCTGTGGTGGAAGAATTGATTCCCGAATTGATGACTTACGGGGAAGTGCAAAAAATCTTGCAGAACTTGCTGGCTGAAAGGATTCCCATCCGCAACCTGGCTACTATTTTGGAAGTGCTGGCGGACCATGCCCGCATGACTAAAGATACAGACTATCTGACGGAGGTAGTGCGGCAGGCTTTAAAAAGGACTATTAGCAGGATTTATGCCCCGGAAGGTAAAATGACAGTTATTACTCTGCATCCCAAACTGGAACAGACTATATTGGATTCGGTCCAACAAACCCAGACCGGGCAATATCCTGTCTTGAATCCTGACCTGACCGGCAAGATTTTTGAGCGCTTGGGTTCCATAGCTGAACAGTTAGCCATGGCTGGGATGCAGCCTATAGTACTTTGCTCCACAAGAATCCGATTGCCTTTTAGGAGACTCACTGAACGTTTTATGCCCAATTTAGTTGTGCTGTCGTTAAATGAACTGACTCCGGACTTAGACGTAGACTCTGCAGGGACGGTGATGTTCGATTGA
- the flhB gene encoding flagellar biosynthesis protein FlhB has product MGQWELPVLDLQLFAEEKTEEATPQRRQEARKKGQVAKSADLNAALVLLALVVLLYALNGYFATELNNYLLYLWQNLDKTPLTEKRLAALFLYTLLFFFKIMAPVFLGAMLIGLGVNFAQVGFLFAPEAIRPKLENINPFSGLKRMFSKKALVELLKALLKITVVGTVTYSLIKNNYESLLFLIYMDVPQGFAQVSRLLFRISLNAVLIFLVIAVLDYLFQRYEFKESIKMSKQEVKEEFKQTEGDPQLKAKLREKQRQLAMHRMMQSIPQATVVITNPTHLAVALKYETGSPGAPTVVAKGAGAIAKKIVEKAREYQVPVVEEKPVARFLYQHVEIGQEIPAELYQAVAEILAMLYRAGKRF; this is encoded by the coding sequence ATGGGCCAGTGGGAATTGCCGGTTTTGGACTTACAGTTGTTCGCCGAAGAAAAAACTGAGGAGGCTACCCCTCAGCGCAGGCAGGAAGCCAGAAAAAAAGGGCAAGTGGCAAAAAGTGCGGACCTGAATGCCGCCTTGGTGTTACTGGCGCTGGTAGTGCTGCTTTACGCTCTTAATGGCTATTTTGCCACAGAACTAAACAATTACCTGTTATACCTGTGGCAAAACCTAGACAAGACACCTTTAACTGAAAAGAGGTTGGCCGCTTTATTTCTATATACCCTGTTGTTTTTCTTTAAAATTATGGCGCCGGTATTTTTGGGTGCTATGCTAATCGGTTTGGGGGTTAATTTTGCCCAGGTAGGTTTTTTGTTTGCTCCCGAGGCTATCAGACCTAAGCTGGAAAATATCAATCCTTTCAGCGGCTTGAAAAGGATGTTCTCAAAAAAAGCATTGGTTGAACTGCTTAAAGCGCTCTTAAAGATAACTGTTGTGGGGACGGTTACCTATAGTTTAATTAAAAATAACTACGAAAGTCTATTATTTTTAATTTACATGGATGTCCCCCAGGGTTTTGCACAGGTATCGAGGCTGTTATTTCGCATCAGCCTTAATGCAGTCTTAATTTTCTTGGTGATTGCTGTTCTGGACTACCTGTTTCAACGTTATGAATTTAAAGAGAGCATTAAGATGTCGAAACAGGAAGTTAAAGAAGAATTTAAGCAGACTGAGGGGGACCCGCAGCTTAAAGCCAAGCTGCGGGAGAAGCAGCGCCAGTTGGCAATGCACCGCATGATGCAGAGTATCCCCCAAGCTACGGTAGTCATTACCAACCCAACTCATTTAGCGGTTGCGCTGAAATATGAAACCGGTTCTCCGGGAGCACCTACGGTCGTGGCCAAAGGGGCCGGAGCCATCGCTAAAAAAATCGTGGAGAAGGCCAGGGAATACCAGGTTCCGGTGGTTGAAGAGAAGCCTGTAGCCCGCTTCCTTTACCAGCATGTGGAAATTGGGCAGGAAATACCGGCAGAACTCTATCAGGCCGTAGCCGAAATTCTGGCCATGCTCTACCGGGCGGGGAAACGATTCTAA
- the fliR gene encoding flagellar biosynthetic protein FliR, with protein MFDFTYWLIILLLFARMTAFLAAAPFFSIRNVPPQVKGALGLLLAVLLFPAVKRPQIAEPEFLAFALLLAGEVLVGLALGYISTLVFSSIKMAGQLIDVQIGLAMAGLFDPQSGSQNTLLGQFLHTLGILLFMIMDGHHSLLLALAKSYELVPLAGFGGIGASAVKQVVEIFAGAFLLGLKIAAPVLAVLIMIDVALGLVARTVPQLNVFILGFPLKIGIGIVTLALLTPLLASVLANVFSVIERDLLLVMRSL; from the coding sequence ATGTTTGATTTTACATACTGGTTAATCATTCTATTGCTTTTCGCCCGGATGACCGCATTTTTGGCTGCAGCACCTTTTTTCTCCATCAGGAATGTACCGCCGCAGGTCAAAGGGGCCTTGGGACTGCTGTTGGCAGTGTTGCTTTTTCCCGCGGTTAAAAGGCCGCAAATTGCCGAGCCTGAATTTTTGGCATTTGCCTTGTTGCTGGCCGGCGAGGTGCTGGTAGGTCTGGCGTTGGGCTATATATCTACTCTTGTTTTCAGCAGCATTAAAATGGCCGGTCAATTGATAGATGTGCAAATCGGCCTGGCAATGGCGGGGTTGTTCGATCCGCAGAGCGGCAGTCAAAATACATTACTGGGACAGTTCCTGCACACCTTGGGTATTTTGCTTTTTATGATTATGGATGGACATCACAGCCTCCTGCTGGCTTTAGCCAAAAGTTATGAGCTTGTTCCCCTTGCAGGGTTTGGCGGCATCGGAGCATCTGCAGTTAAGCAGGTGGTGGAGATTTTTGCGGGCGCATTTTTGCTGGGCTTGAAAATTGCAGCTCCGGTTTTAGCGGTTCTGATTATGATAGATGTCGCTCTTGGTTTGGTAGCTAGGACTGTACCTCAGCTCAATGTATTTATCCTTGGTTTTCCTTTGAAAATAGGGATTGGGATAGTTACCCTGGCGTTGCTCACCCCCTTGTTGGCCTCTGTTTTGGCCAATGTTTTCAGTGTGATTGAAAGAGACCTGTTGCTAGTAATGAGGAGTTTATAA
- the fliQ gene encoding flagellar biosynthesis protein FliQ: MSQEFVISLAKQALVLAITLAGPALGLGLLVGLVISIFQATTQIQEQTLTFVPKIIVVMVSVVIFGSWMLNSLISFTANLFGNLGAFVR, translated from the coding sequence ATGTCTCAAGAGTTTGTAATTAGTTTAGCAAAACAAGCTTTAGTTTTGGCTATAACGTTGGCCGGGCCGGCCTTGGGCCTGGGGCTCTTGGTAGGATTGGTGATTAGTATTTTTCAGGCAACAACGCAGATCCAGGAACAGACTTTGACTTTTGTGCCTAAAATCATTGTAGTGATGGTCTCAGTAGTAATATTTGGCTCCTGGATGTTAAACAGCTTAATCAGCTTCACAGCCAACCTGTTTGGTAATTTAGGAGCATTTGTAAGGTAG
- the fliP gene encoding flagellar type III secretion system pore protein FliP (The bacterial flagellar biogenesis protein FliP forms a type III secretion system (T3SS)-type pore required for flagellar assembly.): MRRKWLILLFILVLFIILLGSVQAWAEPVPLPRVDLTIDQSDQPQEVVDSLRLLVILTVLSLVPAILVLMTSFTRIIVVLSFVRSALATQQTPPNQVLIGLALFLTLFTMAPVYQQVKTQAVDPYLAQRISQEEALERASGPIKQFMFKQTREKDLALFVNMSKMDRPNSKEDIPLTVLIPAFVISELKTAFQMGFIIYIPFLVIDMVVASTLMSMGMFMLPPVMISLPFKILLFVMVDGWYLVVKSLLESF; the protein is encoded by the coding sequence ATGAGACGCAAATGGCTGATTCTTCTTTTTATACTTGTGCTTTTTATAATTTTACTGGGGTCTGTGCAAGCGTGGGCTGAACCAGTACCGCTGCCCAGGGTGGATTTGACCATAGACCAGTCGGACCAGCCCCAGGAAGTGGTAGATTCGCTACGGTTGCTGGTGATTTTAACTGTTTTATCGCTGGTGCCTGCTATCCTGGTGTTGATGACTTCCTTTACCAGGATTATTGTGGTGTTGTCCTTTGTGCGAAGTGCTCTGGCTACGCAGCAAACCCCCCCTAACCAGGTCCTAATTGGTTTAGCACTTTTTTTAACCTTATTTACCATGGCGCCGGTCTACCAGCAGGTAAAAACGCAAGCAGTAGACCCTTATCTGGCCCAGCGCATTTCCCAAGAGGAAGCTTTGGAGAGAGCTTCCGGGCCTATTAAGCAGTTCATGTTTAAACAAACCCGGGAAAAAGATCTGGCGCTCTTTGTTAACATGTCTAAAATGGACAGGCCAAATAGCAAGGAGGATATACCGCTTACGGTTTTAATCCCTGCTTTCGTGATCAGCGAGTTAAAAACTGCTTTTCAAATGGGTTTTATTATTTATATTCCCTTTTTAGTCATAGATATGGTGGTAGCCAGTACCTTGATGTCAATGGGGATGTTCATGCTGCCCCCGGTGATGATTTCCCTTCCCTTTAAGATACTGCTTTTTGTTATGGTAGACGGCTGGTATTTGGTAGTGAAATCATTGCTGGAAAGCTTCTGA
- the fliO gene encoding flagellar biosynthetic protein FliO, protein MDDLFGAVLRLMIFLPLVVVLAYLSIKYGLGKAQHFRVAAHLQVVDRLILGPKAGLYVVKVVDRYYVLAVNEHRTTLLKELADYPVTSNCPEQGLNAAPFLSEWVDCWTAKFKQRGKTS, encoded by the coding sequence ATGGACGACCTGTTTGGTGCAGTTTTACGATTAATGATTTTTTTGCCGTTGGTAGTTGTCCTGGCTTACCTCTCAATCAAATACGGGCTGGGCAAGGCACAGCATTTCCGGGTTGCTGCCCATTTGCAGGTCGTGGACAGGCTAATTCTAGGTCCAAAAGCCGGTTTATATGTGGTCAAGGTGGTAGACCGCTATTATGTCCTGGCTGTGAATGAACACCGGACTACTCTGTTAAAAGAATTGGCAGATTATCCTGTAACCTCAAATTGCCCGGAACAGGGTTTAAATGCAGCGCCCTTTTTATCGGAGTGGGTTGACTGTTGGACAGCAAAGTTTAAGCAACGGGGAAAAACATCATGA
- the fliN gene encoding flagellar motor switch protein FliN translates to MSRNLTEEEIAKLFADAEKRDTSIAKVRFKPLEQVNTMKVSARPVEQLHDIKVALKVQLGTTELTVREVLELNEGSVIQLDRLAGEPVDLFVNEQHFASGEIVVINEVFGIRINTLAEEAETE, encoded by the coding sequence ATGTCCAGAAATTTGACTGAAGAGGAAATTGCCAAGTTGTTTGCCGATGCTGAAAAAAGGGATACAAGCATTGCCAAGGTGCGGTTCAAACCCCTGGAACAGGTAAACACCATGAAGGTAAGTGCGAGGCCTGTGGAACAGCTGCACGACATTAAAGTGGCTTTGAAGGTGCAGTTGGGGACCACAGAGTTAACAGTCAGGGAAGTGCTTGAGCTCAATGAAGGTTCGGTTATTCAACTGGACCGCCTGGCAGGTGAGCCGGTGGATTTGTTTGTTAATGAACAGCATTTTGCTTCCGGAGAGATTGTGGTGATTAATGAAGTATTCGGAATTAGAATAAATACGTTGGCAGAAGAGGCGGAGACAGAATAG
- a CDS encoding flagellar basal body-associated FliL family protein, translated as MSDQQQARKNPLIIIIILLLVLVLLILAGGAAYYFLVLSKNAGDKTRQEEPFMKMTFEPFTVNLSDSNFRRYVRLTITVEYTDKKLGKEMEEKQHRIRDAVITLLMSKRVSDLADQKTVRQELENAINKLLVKNKVSGLYFEEFIIQ; from the coding sequence ATGAGTGATCAGCAGCAAGCCCGAAAAAACCCTTTAATAATAATCATAATTCTTCTTTTGGTCCTGGTGCTGTTAATCTTAGCCGGAGGGGCAGCCTATTACTTTCTGGTGCTGAGCAAAAATGCCGGAGACAAAACACGGCAGGAAGAGCCATTTATGAAAATGACCTTTGAGCCATTTACAGTTAACCTGTCGGACAGCAATTTTCGCCGTTATGTGCGCTTAACAATAACAGTAGAATATACGGATAAAAAATTAGGTAAGGAAATGGAAGAAAAACAGCATCGCATTCGGGACGCAGTGATTACCCTGTTGATGAGTAAAAGGGTTTCGGACCTGGCGGACCAGAAAACGGTCAGGCAGGAGTTGGAAAACGCTATCAACAAGTTGCTAGTAAAAAATAAGGTTAGCGGTTTGTATTTTGAAGAATTTATCATTCAATAA